DNA sequence from the Cucumis melo cultivar AY chromosome 6, USDA_Cmelo_AY_1.0, whole genome shotgun sequence genome:
ATCCAGTGACCCATCAACAACGAAAGAAGTCCAAAGAGCATCAGCTCTGCTCAAGAAAACAAAACCCAATCAAGAAACCATTGAAACAAATCAACTCAAAAGAGGAAACAAAATCAAACACCCATACATCTGATTTCTCACCTTCTTTAATCTTCTCCAACGCAGCAAGTAGTGATTTTCTCTTCGTCCTATTCAACCACtagcaaaaaagaacaaaagggtCTCAATCAAAAGATTCAAAAAACAAGATTCCATCAAATACCCAGAAAGAATCAGGATCGATTTTACCTTTTTGGTCCGTTTCAACGTGCCTTGGAAGAAAAatccaagagaaaccatgagaGTGACCACTGTGGCAAAAGCCCAAGTGGGGGTAATGGCCAAGGATCGTCCCTCTTCTCCCATTTCCGCAGCTTGGACCGATCGATTAATTCATCTTCTGCAAATAACCATTTCAACCGTCTCCTCAAGTATGGGATTCATCAGAAGCAATCGCATTAATTGCAGCAACGAAATGGTGGGCTATAATGTTAGCCAAAAACAGAGACCATCAGGAGGTGGGGGGTCAGGAAATTAAAGAAGCCACCAAGCATTATTAGATGTTTCAAAGCTAACAAGCCAAATGGGGTTTCCACTTGGTGTGGTGATTCTTCAACTGTGGCTCTGAAATTTCTAAAACTGCGAATGTGGGTGCATCTGTCGTTTTCCAATCCTGCATGGAAGAAAGGTTAAAGAAGTCAtatcataaatcataaagaagACAAAAGAACAAAAGTATTGAACTCCATTTGTAAGTGTTTTGGGTGATGGATGCAGTAATTGCTAATTAAGGACAAGGGAAGGTGAAGAAATTAAAATGAGGAGAGAGCAGTTGAATGATGAtcaaagaaaagagaagaaaaaaaaacatagcagcTGAAAGAAGGAAAAATAGAATATCTTTTAATGAAGAACAAGTGATGGGAAATGAGAAAAAATGCATTCTCATTGGTAGCTTATCCCAAAAAGCACATAGGGGAAAATCTTTCTCTTCCCCTTTTGtctttacaattttttataatttcattttgCCTCTACTAAGTATTAATTTTTGTCAATTATTCGTTAAGAAACTATTTTCAATCACCATAGATCAAAATGGGACCGAAACACACGTGGCTCTAAAATTTACGTCATCGTTGATATATGATCGAGTGacaattcaaaaataaaaatctagGAAGATGAATTATCAATATATTAGATATTCGCATTGACTCGTTaaaattcatatttatttactaTATTATATTCTATATGTGAAAAATGGTGATAAGGAGATAATCTTTTATACATTTACCTTTTTACCTAAATCCATATGTTACATTTTGTTAGCAAAAATAGACTTTTTTTCGAGTGTAGGTGTCCattcaaagaaataaataaataaatgcgacctttctaatttttaatcacaaaatatatttatatatttttaaatcaaagTATTATATAGAATATGTGCAATTGGTGTCAGCAGAATGCAACTCTTTGAGAATATGTGTTTGATAAGCAACAATTGATGTAAATGATTCACatagaatgtaacgccccaagcCCAAAGTTTGAAATTTAGATCTTCGATATTCTCCTGCGACCCAGCAACATCATCATTACTATCTTAAAGGCTTTATTAGAGTGAAAGTTCTCCTCACAAACCAACACGAGTCATTTTAGCATGCTTTGTTCTCACTCACATGCATTTTAGTAAAATTTCCAAGAGGTCACCCAACATAGAATTGCTCTAAGCTAAAGCACGCTTAACTTTGGAATTTTCCTGGGAATCTTAGGTGACGTCGATTCACTCTAATAAGCCTTTAAGACAGTAAGGATGATATTATCAAGTCGCAAGGAATGCAAGAAAATATCGAAGATCTGAATTCCGAATCCTAGTTCGAATCCTAAGCCTGAGACGTTACATAGAGTAACGTGACTATTCAGAAGATGGTGGTTACACATATGCTTCTTTTCATGTAGGTATGAAATGCAtacataaactaaaaaataaatagagcATTTTGACTATAGTCttaattacaaaaaaatatcatttaacttttttcttatttttaccTAAAATAGaaataactttaaaaaatataaaagttaGGAATTATTAATAtcattgttattgttattattattgatttaagAAAACAAGTTGATACAATCACATGAAAATTAgataatatacaaaaaaaaaaaataataataatgatctaccctacataaaaagaaaaaactttgtTATGGTATGATAATATATCGATAAATTATAATTACTTTTAATCACAAAgatacaaaataattttaaattaatttggaatataaagaagaaaattttcaattacaaagtcaattatttcatttttaagaaaagaaaaaaaaggagatTTTAAAAGGATTTTGTTAATATTGTCCAATTCAATAATTTTTagtcttgaaaaagaaaaaaaaaagatggcaGTGCTCATCTTTAAACCAAAACCACAAATATTATATGGTTTGATTAATTTGACTAATTAGTAGAAACCTCATTCTAATTTCAACTTTTCAATATATAACATcatttaatttcaatatttttttatatttaatttcgaTTTTTAACacgataattatattttgattcacatacataaaaatatttattctaTGTTTAGTGGTAAGTCATTTCGTGTCAATCTATTTAGTTCAGTGGAAAGctttcaataattttttcaaaataaatataataattgaaGTTTTGGAACTTAGAGCTTATtagtaaataatttattaatagaGAAATAGAAATTTACGGTTGATCTCTCGTTCTCAAATGAATTGTGAGCTTGCAACttgcaaaataaaattaatagtactttaattaaattaaacacgTGATTGAATATAATATTTCATGGATTAATAACAAAAGTTTAATTAACATTGACAAATTTATTGTATAAAATATCGAACATTTCAGGTAGGTGACATTTtgttataattataaataattttaagataaataagtggaagagaaaaatggaatcTTATTTACAAAATGGTCTACATCAAATGGCATAATTGCCATAAGGGGCCTACTATGGCTTTTGTTAAATTGGAATCCACCATGAAAGCTATATGTTTGGCCTTTCTATGTAAATATGATTAAGtttcttcatatatatatatatatatatatatatatatatagattgtaccaaagaaaaaaaaatctataggGGTAGAATTTTAAtcttaataaattttattttgtctaTGTGTTACGAAAGCGTAAGTATTGAATGGATAATTAGGTTCATTTCCCCGTTACAATTATTTGAATTGAAGTGATTTGTCATTTCTAAACAGATAATAATCATGTTTAACTCTGCTCAAATTAACTTATATGAATTAAATATTTgtctattttaattaattaattgattaatatACATTTGATATAACTTAACTGACATGATGTTTATATATTACCAATCTCGAAAATTAGTCGATTCCTATCTCacatattgtaaaaaaaaaaaaattgttataacCAATTAATTAGGGTCAAAATGATCCTTTTTCGACGAAAAatcaaaatgttttttttttagaaaataatgattataatatttttatatatacacaaaTATATACTTCTTGAAATAATTGGTAACAAATTATGGAGCTTTTCTTTTGGTAAGATAATGAAATTTGAATCCATTTGTTTCTCCAAAATCCATCCTCTCTTCATTATGGGACTTTGAACTTCAATGCTAAGATGAAAACAAATTTAGAGACGAGAAGAAGACCAAAGAGCTTCCAAATATCAacacaaacaaaagaaaagacaaaTCAGTTGAATACGTTCTTGTCGAGCCTCCAATGGCCATATCTGCCATCCACGAACTATCTGGCAGTGGCGTCATTTGTGCCACCACCCCAGCAGTTCCCGTCGTTGTCGTCGTCGTCCTCGGCGACGAATCTGTTGATGATTTTAAGCTGCATAGAGAATCATCAAATGGTTAGAATCTAAACCTTGCTAATACTTTTTCCATGTCCTCCCACTTTTCCAAGATCAATTTTATTCTCTCAAACTTGATGGATGTCTATTTCATTACAGTCGAATAAAAACACTATCTACACCTTATAATTTACCCCATACTTTAATCGGTTACACTACTTTCTTCTATTACTTGTCATGACAATGACATTCAAAAGTATACTATAGCTAATGAAATAAACATAACATATCACATGTaaaattccaaaagaaaatagcATGAATTCTTTATTCTCCAACTATAagaattcttcttctttttttttttttcttttacaaaaatGGTCCAAATGAATATTTCTTTAAAGTTATAAGACTAAAATAGATAAACTATATTATAGTCTATATGTATAAAGTAAAAAAGTTTAAAGGAAGTAAAGATTAATTCACATCTTCTTGTACCTTGGAGAAGAAGGGCAAAATGTAACGGTATAATCGGCGCCGGAGCAAGTGAAAGTACTGGTGGCATCATCGTAGGCGTAGCTATATGATCTCGGACAAGCCGACTTGAATATCTCCGAGTATTTCGACGGCTTACAAGTTGCCGGTGAACCATACGCCCCACTACAGCAATACTCCGGCGTCCCAAACTTCTCACACGCACTTCTACACGCCCCGCCTTTCTCCGCTCTTAGCTCCAATGGACACTGCCGGTTCAAGTCCGTCACACACCCCGTCGACCCACACGCTCCCGTTCCACCCGTTCCCTCAACGATCATCGCCAAATTGTACCCATCCACCAGGCTTACATCGTAGAAATCCGGCGAATTCCCCGATCCAAGAGTGAACTCCGCCAGAGTTGCTGGAGGTGCGGCTCCGGCGCCGTTGCACTCGATTTCGCCCGACCCACAATCCCCTGTGTTACAAACCCCACGCCCGGAGCCATCAAAGTTGCAGTCGGTTCGACCCCAGAAGCGACCCGACCAGCCCGCTGGCGCTTGAAAAGATCTCGAacttccctttcgaagttcgaaACCGGTGGTGTCAAACTTCAAGCTGCCGGCACCGGAGAGAACTCCCGGCCAAACTGTAAAATCGCACTTGTTGACGAATGTAAATTTAGCTCCAAAAGCCCCTaaaatgaaaaacataaaaCCAAACGAGTTGAAATCAATCAAAACCCAAAAGCTCAAAGAAAGCAAACAGAGAATTGAGATTGAAATTACCATGGAGAGTTAAGAGAACAGAGAAGAAACAGAAAATGGAACAAGAAACAGAGTGATTCCCAAACAAGTccataagaaaatgaaaaggcttttcaattttatatgcCTTTTGTGTGTTTGTAATGTGGGCTTTTTTTGATGATGAAAATGGAATTGGAAGCTTTTTTGTTGTGGGGACTCTGTTCTTGGGTTTGGTTAGAAGAGAGTCCTGATAATGGATATGAAAAATGAGTATATATAAAGAGGATTGGAGGGATGAAGAATTGAGGTAGAAAAGGGAAAGGGGAAAGTTGAATtcaacaaaaaaggaaaaagaatgtCTATTTTATGGTTAAATTACTTGTTTTATATTTTCGATTTTTCCCTAAGAAAAACGAGAGATGTTACCACCTCAAACAATACcaaattgaaagtttaagatTAAAGTTATTAGACATCATGAGATGTATAGATTTATtcgaaattttaaaaaaaaaatcttatcaAAGAGATGCAATATATTATGTTTGAATCTATGTTTAAAAACATTCAATCAATGGATGGTGGGTGAGATGATTTTTTGTGGTTTAAAATGATGGAGGGAGGAAGATATCTCTCCAATTGCTTCTTTTCATTATTAGTAAATGAAAATGATGGATCTTTTTTTGGTATCTTTATTCCAAACAAATGGAATCCAATGAATTTTGTAAATTTCTTTTTAGTTATTTTATGTTCAAAACATTATTGGATTATTGTATTTGGATTTTGCAAACCTAAAAAGtgaaactttataaaaaaaacacacacacacacatttttcatatttttaagaTTTTAGTTCGATTACCGCATACTAAAATATAAAATCTAGTGAAaatttctaacaaaaaaaatagtttaaatgattaaaaaagtgaaaaagaatGAACCATCGACATTTGAGATGGTAATTACTGTTTCTATTTACTATATGTGTAATTTAGGTGTTGGTTCGACTAATAATTTCAAATAAACCCTACCCCATAtgttttaataattaattgaaatgattgaaagtatatgtttagtttcaattttatttgcattgaaagaaaattgAGTAATTGATATATCAAACTTCCGATCTTTAAAGAGGAGAAAGACTACGTAATCACCCTATGTTGACTTTGATATTAGAATTTGTacttattaatttataattcgGTTGTTAATTATTAAAGTTTagaatatataatataaatacaaTACTTGGAAACAAATAGATTGCAACACCCTACCTAACAGAGATAGAGAGTTAGAAAATAGAAATTGTATACAATGAAAAATTTTGGGTTTTTCTATAATGtgacaaaaaaatgaaattaaatttaactAAAACTTAGAAAAACACCAAATAGAATGATTAAGAAGATAAGAAGATGtgaataattataataaaagcAATAATGATGGGAATGatgaaacaaaaaatattgtgacaaATTCAACCCCACAAATTGGAAGATAATAGAAATtcttggaaaaaagaaaaggaaaattctAAATGAGTCATCAAAAATGGCAGCGTGGCACCATGTAATTGGTCCATAATCAACTACCATTATCCACGTTTCTACTTCAATGAGTGATGTCACTTTCCAACGTggcacatatatatatatatatatatatatatatatatatatatatatatatgaactatttgataatattaattaataattatattatgtttctttttgtttatttacGTTAATTTATCATAGTATTAGATTTTTAGTATTGACAAAAGGGATTGATCATGAAATGTAAAAAATAACGAGAAGTTTGTCCAATAATctaaattgatttatttatgaAAGCTTATTTATAGGTTTAactgaaataataattataagtTCTACACGAGATTTTTCCAAATGAGAAATAACGAGTGTTTTAAACTGCTACAGTGACAAAAGTTTATTCGATACACCAACATACTATTATTACTCTAGGGAAAGTGCATGATCTATGAGTACTCCATGGACGACCTCGTCTCAAACCTCTTTAAATTATTTGTAGTACGTACTCAAacgactttttttttcttcttcgcTCCAACTAGCTCAAGGGTTTTTAGGTCGATTTTTGTGTTCTTTCCCTATCTCTCTCGTCTTGTTTTGATTTTGTGTCTCTATGCTTTGACCCAGAAAAATATAGAGTGTGATCAAGTCAATCCATTTGCCCCAAATCTTAACTGATATCATATATTTAAGGATATGAAAGAGGGAGCTAGTATCTTTCTAATCAtctaatcatatatatatatatatatatatataagaccATTTATTTTTCTAACTATTCAAAAGTGCTCATTAACTTTGTCCTAGTTTAATGTTATCTTCATGCATGAAAGATATTATAGGCCACACACTGTTTTGGTATCTCTCTTTTTCTCCTGATATGGTTTGAGAGAGATGGAACTCAAAAAGAAAGCAACCAATTAACTACCAAAACAAGTAAACAAACTCACATGGGATGATGTGGGAATACCACCTTTCAAAAacaccctatatatatatatatatatatatatatatatatatatatatatatatatatatatatatatatatattcacattCTCTCAATCACTAAAAGCCCACATGAACTCCATTTTCTTGCTCTCTTCTGCTATAAAATAACTGATCACTTCATCCTActtcttttttacttttggAAACATTGATTCTATTCTATGTATGTTTAGTCtctccattttcaaaatatattattttagttttcgaaaactaaaaaaaaaaaaaaaaaaagggtgatattctttctttttcttttctctccttttaCTTTCCTTTCCCTCGATCAAACTTTCAAAGCTTTTTATTTGCCTTTTATAAGCGACAATACCATGTTATTTTGTTGCTCTAATAGATACAATGAATTATCAATATCTTTAATGCGCTTTTGCATAATCTAGAAATATAAAGCGTATATAGCTTTGGCTAAGATTATAGTTATCTATATGCATGAGAAGTTATTACTTGATAAGATAAGatatagttattcaaaagaTTTAATGAAAAAGTTGAATATAATTAGATTAATTAACAAACATAATTTCCATCTTGTTGGCGTTTGTTCTATTCGAGAATAATTTTATAACAAAATCACTTTAAGATACGCATCTAAAATCGctcaatatatatttatatatatatatatatatatatatatatatacaatttaaAAAACACTTTTAGAGAGAGATTCTAAAAATGAACGAAAGTGATTATTTTAACCTTTATAAAATCATTCCCAAATATATCGTTAACGATCTTCTTTTTGTTGTTGATTAGACTTTAATCTCTAGATTACTCCAATGTTGCAAAAGTTGACATTAgaagaaagatatatatatatatatatatatatatatatatatatatatatatatatatatatagttagaaTGTGATCAGCAGTTACATCTTGTCTACAAAGGAAAGATCCACTTTTTCCAATTCAAAATTTTACAAGAGGTATTGTAAGATTGCTATTGATAACTACTTTTAATTGATGAAGTAGAATGAGTACTATACCAAAAAAATTGGGCACATACTCTACTAAATTCTTTCCAATCAAGTATATATTTATTGTCGTTCTAGATTCTAATAAGTTCAATATAGTAACAAAACCTACTAATTAATGAAGAATGTTGAAATAACTTTGTTATGATAAATAGACGTCGAGGTTTGACAATAGATCGAGAAACTTAATTAAGTTAGGTCAACTAGATAAAATAACTCAAAAATCTTTGATAAACAATCAACCAATTGATGTCAACTTTTCATTAACATTTAATCTCTAAACCTTTTAACTTAGAAAGCTATAATTATTTGTTAATTAAATGTATTGGTATGTGTTAACCTAATAAATATCATAAATCACACAAGTGTGACAGAGACAACActgaattaattaaaaaaacataagtaATATTTTTCATTAGTAGTTGGATAGTTTAGGATCACAAACCgactttatattataaaaaaatgctATTAACATAATGAATTgatattataaattaaaatcatgAACTTTTGTGCACCATGCATGTGACCATGGTATGAATTAAACTAATGTAAGTTATAATATGAATCAATTAGTGGGTTTCATGGGTGTCCCAATTTAGAAAATTTCactcataattaattattaatcaattttacaaaatatttactttATATTTAAGGATATACTAATATTAATACATCAGAAGGTGACATATCTAGCAAGaatattctatatatatatatatatatatatatatataaacatagaatatggttttctttttcttgaggGTAACACAAAgtagttttctttttaatatttgtatttaGGTAATTCACATGGAAATTAATCAACTAAATCTCATTCTAGAATGGTCTCATCttaaaaatattcaataaccataattatatttggaccttgatctttttattaaacataaatttcaattagtttgaaaaataaataaaatataaattaccatctagttagaaaaaaaatacaaattaaacaaacaaaaaccaagattttaaaaaataataataacaacaataaaacaaaacatttttcTCTATATATAGCAAAGTTTCAGatcctatcaataatagacaccGATATACTTCTATCAATTATATTGATAGACAGTAATAGAAATCTATCAGTATCTGTCATCgatagaattcaaaattttgttattttgttgtaaatatttttcggtctattttactatatttaaaaatataacaaactttaatactttctctttttaactttcaaaactaaattgtaaaattatgaaataaaataaaataaaatcaaaagaaGAGAATACTTATCATGCAAGAaagtgttatatatatatatatatatatatataaacatagaaaatggttttctttttcttgaggGTAACACAAAgtagttttctttttaatatttgtatttaGGTAATTCACATGGAAATTAATCAACTAAATCTCATTCTAGAATGGTCTCATCttaaaaatattcaataaccataattatatttggaccttgatctttttattaaacataaatttcaattagtttgaaaaataaataaaatataaattaccatctagttagaaaaaaaatacaaattaaacaaacaaaaaccaagattttaaaaaataataataacaacaataaaacaaaacatttttcTCTATATATAGCAAAGTTTCAGatcctatcaataatagacaccGATATACTTCTATCAATTATATTGATAGACAGTAATAGAAATCTATCAGTATCTGTCATCgatagaattcaaaattttgttattttgttgtaaatatttttcggtctattttactatatttaaaaatataacaaactttaatactttctctttttaactttcaaaactaaattgtaaaattatgaaataaaataaaataaaatcaaaagaaGAGAATACTTATCATGCAAGAaagtgttatatatatatatatatatatatataaacatagaaaatggttttctttttcttgaggGTAACACAAAgtagttttctttttaatatttgtatttaGGTAATTCACATGGAAATTAATCAACTAAATCTCATTCTAGAATGGTCTCATCttaaaaatattcaataaccataattatatttggaccttgatctttttattaaacataaatttcaattagtttgaaaaataaataaaatataaattaccatctagttagaaaaaaaatacaaattaaacaaacaaaaaccaagattttaaaaaataataataacaacaataaaacaaaacatttttcTCTATATATAGCAAAGTTTCAGatcctatcaataatagacaccGATATACTTCTATCAATTATATTGATAGACAGTAATAGAAATCTATCAGTATCTGTCATCgatagaattcaaaattttgttattttgttgtaaatatttttcggtctattttactatatttaaaaatataacaaactttaatactttctctttttaactttcaaaactaaattgtaaaattatgaaataaaataaaataaaatcaaaagaaGAGAATACTTATCATGCAAGAaagtgttatatatatatatatatatatatataaacatagaaaatggttttctttttcttgaggGTAACACAAAgtagttttctttttaatatttgtatttaGGTAATTCACATGGAAATTAATCAACTAAATCTCATTCTAGAATGGTCTCATCttaaaaatattcaataaccataattatatttggaccttgatctttttattaaacataaatttcaattagtttgaaaaataaataaaatataaattaccatctagttagaaaaaaaatacaaattaaacaaacaaaaaccaagattttaaaaaataataataacaacaataaaacaaaacatttttcTCTATATATAGCAAAGTTTCAGatcctatcaataatagacaccGATATACTTCTATCAATTATATTGATAGACAGTAATAGAAATCTATCAGTATCTGTCATCgatagaattcaaaattttgttattttgttgtaaatatttttcggtctattttactatatttaaaaatataacaaactttaatactttctctttttaactttcaaaactaaattgtaaaattatgaaataaaataaaataaaatcaaaagaaGAGAATACTTATCATGCAAGAaagtgttatatatatatatatatatatatatatatatatatatatatgagagaAATTAGGAGAAAGAAGAGATATAATTTTAATAAGAATATAGAGTACGTATCAATAAGAAGACTTCATGCACGAAGAGAAGATTATTGAAGGAGAGATTACATTAccaactttttcttcttttctttttttacttaattttagAAACCGACACTACTTTTCTCTCAACGACAATTCATTCGCAGCCTTTGTCGACGTGTAGTCTGTCGTGTAAAGATTCTTTCTCAAGATAAcatttttcaacttttcttttttctctctctttttccttttaattttttgaGATTTTGTCATATGCTTTTCTTAAAGTTTTACGTCATT
Encoded proteins:
- the LOC103490690 gene encoding thaumatin-like protein 1 gives rise to the protein MDLFGNHSVSCSIFCFFSVLLTLHGAFGAKFTFVNKCDFTVWPGVLSGAGSLKFDTTGFELRKGSSRSFQAPAGWSGRFWGRTDCNFDGSGRGVCNTGDCGSGEIECNGAGAAPPATLAEFTLGSGNSPDFYDVSLVDGYNLAMIVEGTGGTGACGSTGCVTDLNRQCPLELRAEKGGACRSACEKFGTPEYCCSGAYGSPATCKPSKYSEIFKSACPRSYSYAYDDATSTFTCSGADYTVTFCPSSPSLKSSTDSSPRTTTTTTGTAGVVAQMTPLPDSSWMADMAIGGSTRTYSTDLSFLLFVLIFGSSLVFFSSLNLFSS